The DNA sequence CTTAGCGGCGGCAACACGGGATCAAATACATTAAGCGGTGTAATAAGTAACGGCAGCGGAACGGGTGTTTTAGGTATAACCAAGTCAGGCGCCGGCACATGGATACTTTCAGGAAATAATACCTATACAGGAACAACTACTATCAGCGCCGGGACACTTACCGCGACAAACAGCGCAAATGCTCTCGGCGCCGGCGCGGTAGCAATCTCAGGCGGCACACTTAATCTTGCCAATGACACCGGGCTGGCTTTTGGCCGTAACGTGACTGTAAGCGGTGACGCGACTATTAATTCCGATACACTTACCGGTGTAGCCGGTGTCACACATACTTTGGGTACATTAAGCATAGGTGCTAATACTTTAACTGTCGGTCTTGCTACTACAGCCGCCAGCGGTGAGCAAGCACTTACCTTTGGCGATGTTACATTGACCGGTGCCGCTACTATTAACGCGAATACCGGTGTTGGCGGAGCAACCGGATTGCTGACTCTTGGCGCGGTAGGCGGTGACGGGCAAAATCTTACTATAGGTGGTTCGGCAGGTACCAATATAACCGGTATTATCGGAACAGGCGCAGGGACGCTTACCAAAAATGGCACAGGCACACTTACCTTATCAGGCGTTAATACTTACAGCGGCGGCACAACAATCAGCGCCGGTGTTGTAAGCGCTACAACGTCAGCGGAAGCTTTGGGTACAGGCGCTATTACCGTTGCGGACGGCGCGGCACTTCAGGTGACAGGCGCTCTTGATTTTGATGAAGCGCTTACAATAAGCGGCACCGGTATAAGTTCAGGAGGTGCTCTTAGAAATATCAGCGGTAATACAAACTGGTCAGGCGTTGTAACTTTAGGCGCGAATGCCAGGATCAATTCGGATGCGGACACCCTGACATTAAGCGGCGCTACTATTGACGAGGCCTTTGACATAACCGTAGGCGGAGCGGGCAATACCGCTATAACAGGCATCATTGCCACAGGCGCTAATACAATTACAAAGGACGGCACAGGCACACTTACCTTATCAGGCGTTAATACTTACAGCGGCGGCACAACAATCAGCGCCGGGACACTGCAGGTAGGCAATAATTCAGCCTTAGGTGCCGGAGCTGTGAACAATAACGCGACATTAAATATAGGAACATATACAGTTGATATAGGAGCCGGTGTTTATACTCAAGGCGCCGGCAGCAGCCTGCAATTGACTGCCAATTCTTCAACTGAATACGGCAGTATTGTGTCAACAGGCGACGCCGCGGATGCAGCCGCGGCAAGCACGGTTGATGTCACGGTAGGCGGTTACATACCCCATAGCACCGTGCTGACGGTCCTTAATACCGGCGCCGGCAGTACCATTGACGATACCTTGATTACGACTACATCAACCAGTTCAAAAATAAGTTTTACACCTTCAATGTCAAGCGGAAAACTTATCCTGACAGCAAACCGCTCGGCAACAGGTTTTTCCAGTAATGGCACGGATTCCAATGCTAAGGCCTTGGGTTATGTCCTTGACAATGTCACCAATCCCACGTCGGATATGACCACCGTGTTAAATACCCTTGAGGGACTTTCGGCAGCAAACGTTGATACCGCGCTCCAGACCCTTGAGCCATCAGTTGATGCCGGTGTTATAGGCGCCAGCAATCTTGCCGCCGGACAGTTTATACAGACTATCATAAGCCGTTTCGGAGTAGATAGAGGACCTTCGGGCGTTGCCACAGGAGACCCCAATATAAAGACAAAAGATATATGGGCAAAAGGTTTCGGAACATATGCCAAACAGGACAAGAGAAAGGGCATTGAAGGTTACAGGGCTGATGTCATAGGTGCTGCCGTCGGCGTGGATTTTGTCGCCACGGAAAAGGCCACTCTCGGTATCAGTGCGGGCTACGCGTATAGCAAGATAAAACCCAAAAAGACAAGCCTCGGCAGAACGGAATCAGATAGTATGCAGGGTTCTTTATACTACAGCTATAATAATGAATTAAATTATATAGGTAAAGACGCCTTGTATTTTGATCTTATCGGTTCATTCGCTTGGAATATGTATGAAGGAAAGCGTAATGTGTCCGCAGGCAGTATAAGCAGGCAGGCAAAGTCCGATTATGACGGCCAGCAGTATACTGCATATGCTGAATCAGGCTACTATATCCCATCGGGCAACATAGATTTTGTCCCGCTCGCCTCTTTGCAGTATAGCCGTCTTGAGATTGAAAAATACACCGAAAGCGGGGCTGATTCGCTGAACCTTACGGTTAATAAACAGCATTACGACCTTCTGGAATTAGGGCTCGGCGTAAAGGTCTCTTCAATAATGAAAAACGAAGGTTACGATGTCATCCCTTCGGTAAGGGGCAAATGGCTCTATGACTTCATAGGCGACAAAATGGAGACAACCTCAAGATTTACCGGAGGAGGCGCTTCATTTAGCACAACAGGCGCCGAACCTGCAAAGAGTTCTTTTGACATAGGAGCCAGCCTTACGTTTTTGGGTAAAAACAATGTAAAGGTTGACTTTGATTATGACTTTAATTTTAGGGATGATTTTAATTCCCACAACGGTGCTATAACGGTTAAATATAGTTTTTAAATAATGAGGTTTTAAAAAAGGGGCGCGGATGATAAAAGGCAGATCATCCGCGTCTTTTATTTTACAGACGTTTTAAGGCACGGTGTTGTAGGCGTCCTATGAGGTAACACCCTGTAAATGACAGAGGAGGCGAGTATTGGATTCCTCGCTTCGCTCGGAATGACAGGCGTACTTTGCCTGTCATCCAGAGCGGCGGAAGGCGAGGCAGGAGTAAGCCGCGAAGGATCTGGAAGTGAAAGAAGTATTGGATTCTTCGTCGCGCCTTCGGCGCTCCTCTGAATGACAAGGAAAACGAGTACCAGATTCCTCGCTTCGCTCGGAATGACAATAAGAGGCTCGGAATGACAAGGGCTTCGCTAATGACGACAAAATGAATATAAAAAATATAAACATTAGAAACAACCGCGAATTCACATTAATCAGTCATGCCCTGCGCTATATTGTCAATGGACAGTTATCTTCAGAATTTGAGAGCTTATTGAGTGATAAAAATATTGATTGGCATTTATTAAATAATTTATTATTCTATCATGAGATTGCCCCGTTTTTTTATGTAGCGGCAAAACATTATAAATGCCTGTTACCCTCTGACATGGAAAAAGTCCTGTCCTGGATTTATTGCCGGACAGCCCTGCAAAACCAGCTTATCCTTGAAACATATTCGGACATATATGACGCGTTTAGATCAAACGGGGTTGGATTACTGCCGATCAAGGGGGCGGCCCTCTTGCAAGACCTTTATGAAAAATTTCCCGTAAGGCCTATGTCCGACATAGATTGTCTTGTCCGCGAAACTGATTATGAAAAATCAAAAGATATTTTAAAGAGCGCGAATTATGACATTGATCTTAGGGGGTTAAGCGAGTCTTATTGGATAATGAAACAGTGCCATGTCCCTTTCAGCGCCCGGCAGAAAAAAGCAATGGTCAATCCCGCCGTTGAACTGCATCTAAGGCTTGATTTTAAGCGATATGGCAGGGAACCTTTGCCCTATGTCTGGCAGAGGGCAAGAGACATTAATATAAACGGAAAGAATTTTCTCCGGCTTTCACCCGAAGACAGCCTGTTTAGCCTGGCACTGCACCAGAGGAGATTCGGCAAGCCGCTTTGCCTTAAATACGCTCTTGATACCGCGCTTCTTTTTAAAAAATATGAGAATGATTTTGACTGGGATTACGTTATCAATATGTGCGTGAAGGAACGTATGCGCAACTGCGTGTATTTTTTGCTGTTTCAGGCGGAAGTCCTTCTGCCGGGACATTCCGGTATCGCGAAAGGCCTGCGGCTGTTAAGGCCCGATTTTCTAAAGCGCAAGATGATGGAAAGATTTATCTTGGATAATACAGCTTCAGGGTATTTATTTGAAAGGATAAGACCCAATTATCTCCGCAGCCATTTTTTGCTGTATGACAGTCTTGTAGAGCCCGTTATGTATATCATTAATATACCGAAAGAACAGTTCGCCAAATATTATTGCCTGCCGTTTGACGATAAAAAAACGGAAATAGCTTATAGGTTTAGGACGGCATATATCATAGGACGGTTTTTAAAGAAAAAACGCAAGAATTGATGTCGCGCGGGGAATGAAAATCCTTTGCCAAAGCGCGCAGATTACGCATATTTAATGATATTATGTTTAAGCAGATTGTCGGTAAATTCTAATACGTCTTTTTCTATGTTTTCCGGTGAAGCATCAAATTCAGCTCCGATAAGGCCGATAATGTCCGACAGGTTTTTTTGACCGTCTATCCGGTCCCATATGTATAATCCCATGGGATTTAATCTGTATACCTTGTTTGAAGGTATGTGCACTATTATCAATTCTCCGTCAATTGCCCGCCATGCCAGCTGTCGTTTATTTATTATAGGTTTATGGTTGTGTTCAGGTTGATTTTTTAGCATATGTTTCCTTTCTTCAATGAGGAATATTATTTATCTACAAACAACACTTCCCGTGCATACCACGGGCGAGACGGTACATCTTGCGGCATGCGCTATAGTGCCCTCTTCGGGATGTTCTATTGCCTCAATCTCCGGTATTTGATAGTTCTTTTTAGTGTTTTTTTTGGCAAAATGTTTAAAATCTTTCGCATCATTTTTCATAGTTTTCTCCTCCAGTTTATCCGTCGCAAACTATAAATGAAGGGCATTCCGCGGGCGATACAGGGCATCCCGCGGCATGCGCTATAGTGCCCTCTTCGGGATGTTCTATTGCCTCAATCTCCGGTATTTGATAGTTTTTTTTAGTGTTTTTTTTGGCAAAATGTTTAAAATCTTTCGCATCATTTTTCATAGTTTTCTCCTCCAGTTTATCCGTCGCAAACTATAAATGAAGGGCATTCCGCGGCATGCGCTATAGTGCCCTCTTCGGGATGCTCTATTGCCTCAATCTCCGGTATTTGGTATTTCTTCTTGGTTTTTTCGCGGTTAAGAATTTTATCTTTTGCATTCGTATTTTTCATGTTTGGGTTTTATATTATTCATTATAATTCTTTCCAAAAATCGTGCAGAGCCTTGATACTGGTATAAGCTTGTTCGGGGCATTTTACAAAGGTATTTGTCACAGCCTGTGATTGAGCGGGGCATCTGAACATACATGTTTTTTTGAATTCACATACCTTGCAGTCAATATAATCCTCACACTTTAATTTTCTAAGAGCGTTAAAACATTCAGATTTACGCCATATCTCTTTAAGCGGCTGTTTATATATATTACCCGCTTCCATAGGAAATACGGCGCATGGAAAAACTTTTCCGTCAGCGGCGATATAGCATCTTTCAGTGCCGGCATGGCACGGTAAGGGGTCAACTGATTTAGGAGACGGCTCAACCGGTTTTTCATATGATTTTATTATAACACCCCACTGCTTTAATTTCGGAAGTATCTGCTCCAGCGGTATTTTACATTTGGTAAGCGTCTGGTCGCAGTGCCTGCCGGCGGAAACGCCTGTTGAAAATTTTAGTTCTACATCGCGCCTATTCACGAAAAGACTATTAATAAGCGGGGTATCATTGCAGGTAACGGCATTTATATTATAAGCAATGTATACCTTAATACCCGCGGCAAGGAGATTCTCTATCCCTTCAACCGCTTTTTTGAACATTCTTTTGCCGGTAAACGCCTCATAAGTTTCTTCGCTTGCTCCATATAGGCTTACTCCAGCTTCATTGATGCCGTAATCATAAAGTTTTTTGGCCATGCCCTGATTTATCAGCGTCCCATTGCTTAATATATCTACCCTAAAGCCCCTGTCGCGGGCCTGTTCTATATAATAAAATATTTTTTTTAAGGTAAACGGCTCGCCTCCGGTAAATGTAATATGAAAAGCCCCTGCATCGGCGAGCTCATCCAGCAGTTTTATCAGCCTTTCGTGTTTTAATTCGGCACCGTCTTTTTTATTGATGCAATACATGCAGTTAAGATTGCAGAAACGGGTGAGTTCTATGTGAACCTTTTTTATATAATTTTTTGCAAGTCCTTCCACAATGACCCTCTTTTCAAGAGTTCTTTTTTGATATTTTCACAGCCTATTGTTAATATGCCGCTTTTTACCTGAAGTGCCAAGCTGTTTAATCGGTTGAACATGTTTTTTACAGCGCGGTTGTTTACAATCTCCATATTAAAGGTATTAACGCTTGATGTCAATAGTTTTATCGCGGCTTCCGGTTTTGAGATGGCCTGCCAGCGCAAATTCCACCCCGTGGCTTTTTCAAGAAATATAAGCAGAGACGGCACGCGGTAGCTTTCCCATGAGCCGGCATTTAAGAGATTTAGCGTGTCTTTGCGGTTATTTCTTCTGCTTAGTCCTTCAATATAGGGAAATGTGACAGATATGGTGTTACGGCCTTTTTTACCTATCATGGTATGGGAATCGCTTATTATCTTAAATCCGTTGACCGCGGCGCTTATCAGAAGGGTTGTTTTGCCGTAACCCGAAGGCCCTGTGGCAATTACGCAATGCCTGTCCTTTGCCCAGCATGAGGCGTGCAGAAACGCGAAACCGTCAATTTTTAACAATGTCTTTAAAGTATTTTGAAACAGCGCGTAATAACCTATAGTCTGCTGGTTTCTGTAAACAAGGCCAACCCATGATCTGTTTTTAAGGTTAAATAACGATTCATAGTGGTCATTGTTTTGAATTTTACCGCCGGATGCCAGTATATCCTGCCGCAGTGTCTTGTATGTTTCTTTACCGCGCAACAGGGTTATGGTAATGTTTTTTGGGTTTTTTACAGTAGGGGTATTTATATAATGATTTTTTATGTAATTGACCAGAACGGGGACATCGGTTATCAGGTTGATCTTGTAATCATATATGGAAAAATCATAGGTCAATAACCGTTTTGCGTGAATGTCATTCAGAGCGTATGCTGTTTTTGGCATCAGGTCTCCTGTTGGGAAGCTTAATAAAATAATTATATCTCATATGGCTGTTGTTATCAACAAGTATTACAGACGTTTTGAAAGTTACGAGGCAAGCGTTTTCACGCATCATCCGGGGCGGCAGTATTAGATTCCTCGCTTCGCTCGGAATGACAGACGCACTTTGCCTGTCATCCAGAGCGGCAGGAGGCGAGGCAAGTGTCAGCCGCGAAGGATCTGGGAGTGAGCCCTGTGTCATCCAGAGCGGAACCGGCGAAGCAAGTTTCGTTAGCGAAGGATCTGGGAGGGAAATCAGTATTGGATTCTTCGTCGCGCCTTCGGCGCTCCTCTTAAATGACAAGGAAGCCCACGGCGCTCCTCTGAATGACAAAAGGAGGCGAGTACCAGATTCCTCGCTTCGCTCGGAATGACAGGCGTACTCTGCCTGTCATCCAGAGCGGAACCGGCGAGGCACGGGTCATACGCCTGTCATCCAGAGCGGAACCGGCGAGGCACGGGTCATACGCCTGTCATCCAGAGCGGCAGGAGTCGGGGTCAGTGTGAGCCGCGAAGGATCTGGGAGTGAAGTCAGTATTGGATTCTTCGTCGCGCCTTCGGCGCTCCTCTGAATGACAACGATAGCCTTCGGCGCTCAAGGTTTAAAACGTTTACAGCCGCTTAATACGCTTGACAAAGGATATAATATCTCATATGATTATATATGATATGACAAGAGATGCTATAATTTACTATAATAACATTCGGGCAATTTCTGTTATAAGCCCTGATGCGCGGCTTATCTTTTATGGAGGAAAAACACGATGGCAAAATCCCTTATTACACCGGCAGAAATAAGCAAGATGCACGATATTTCATATCAGACTGTTAATTATTATACCAATCTCGGGCTTTTAAAAGTGGAAAAGAAAATAGCCAACAGCCGTCTGTATAATTCAAAAGACGTCAACTCGCGGCTTAAAAAACTATCCGACCTTAAAAGCCAGGGGTATTCCCTAAGGCTTATATGCGGCCTGTTGAGGGAGAATAGATGAGCTATTATACCGCGCTGGGCTTAAAGAAAGAGCCTTTTTCAAACAGCCCTGACCCGGAGTTTTTCTTTGAATCCAGCGAGCACAAGGCCGCTCTTACAAGGCTGTTGATAGAGATACGCCTTAGGCGGGGCTTGAGTGTGATATTAGGCGATGTGGGTGTCGGCAAAACCACCCTTTCGCGCAAGCTTTTTCAGATGCTCAAGGAGCGCGAGGACGTTTTATTTTACATGATAATGGACCCCACTTCCGGCAGTGAGGAGCTTTTCCTGCAGTCGCTTGTTCGCACGTTTAACCTGCAGGAGCAGATAGAAGGCCTGCCGACGATACTTGACTATAAGGAAACGATAAAGAAATTTTTATTCCAGAAAGGCGTTGAAGAAAACAAAACCATTGTCCTTGTCGTTGATGAGGCGCAGAAGCTTAATCCTGCCTCGCTTGAGACCTTGCGCGTTCTGTTAAATTATGAGACAAATGATTTTAAACTGCTTCAGCTTGTATTATTTTCCCAGATGGAGCTTTTGCCGCGCATTAAGGAGATGAAAAATTTTTTTGACAGGATAGTGCTGAAATACGTTGTGAATTCTTTAGACGAGGCGGAAACAAAGGATTTTATCAATTTTCGCATGGAACATTCAGGGTTTAATCCCGGGACTTTATTGTTTACCGATGAGGCGGTAAGCGAAATTTACAGGCACAGCCAGGGATATCCGCGCAGGATAAATCTTATATGCCACAATGCCCTAAGAAACCTTCTCGTAAGCGATAAGATGCTTATAGACGGCGTTGACGTAAGAGAGGTTATAGCAAGGAGCGTGATTTAAGATATGGACAAGCAGACCTCGGATGAAAGACTGCTGAAATTGCTTGAAGGCCAGTATTCTTCAACCCATGGCCCGTTAGCGCCATCACAGCCCGCGCAGCACCCTAAGCCGGCAAAGCGACTGGGCATAAAACCCGTTTCCAGGCTCAATATCCTAAAGCCTTTTTTAAGGCTAAAAATAGCAAAATTTGACCTGGCATATATTAACAAGTCTCTTTTCGCGCTGGCATTCTTATTAAGCGCTGTCTTTTTTTACATACTGTTTGTGTCCCCCGCATTATCGGGTGCCGCGGGCGCTATCCTTCATCCTGCCGATATTACCCAGATACAAAGGCTGATAAAGGCAAGCCACAACCAGCTTGAAATGCGCGGCAATATTTCTGAAGCGGAATCAGAAAGGGACATCTTCCTGCCTTTCGGCGTTAAAAGCGCTTACGAGGAAGAACAGGAGATAAACATAGAAGATGAGCTTGGCATATATAAGCTGGTTGGGATTATATGGTCTCAAGTGCCCGAGGCGATAATTGAAAGCGAAATGGACACCAGGACGCTTGTCGTTAAAAAAGGCGATACACTTGGTGATAAATGCACGGTAAAAGACGTCCTGCGCAATTCCGTCATACTGCAGGTATCAACAAAAGACGGGCTAAGGGACTATGAATTAAGATGAGAGCATGGCCCTGTTTGGTTTTGTGTTGTCTGCTTGCGGCATCAGGCCCCGGCCCGCGCCCGGCGCGGGCAGAAGAAGGGTTGCCTTCCCCTTCTTTAGCGGAAGAGGCGGTTGAGCAAAGCCGCGAATATACCGATAAGATATATCTTGACCTTAAAGGTATTGATGTAAAAGAGCTTTTCAGGATTTTATCCCAGCGAAGCGGGATAACAATAATTACCACCCCCGCGGTGCAGGGCCGCGTGACGGTGCTGATAGATAATTTAAGTTTTGAGAACGCCTTGGATGTTATTATGACTACGCAAAACTTGGCTTACGAAAGAAACGGCAACCTGATGAAGGTCATGACAGCGGATGAATACGAAAAGGCTTTCGGCAGAAAATTCTGGGACAGGAAAGAGACCCGCGCGATCAAACTTTCATATGCCAAGCCTGAAAGCGCGATGGGGGTAATAAATTTTTTAAAATCAGACCTCGGCCAGATAGTGTCAGAACCCGCTACAGGCACTATTGTTGTCACCGATACCCCGCAGGCTATCAGCGCTATAATGGAGGCGATAAATGAGCTTGATGCCCCGCCCGGAAGCCTTGTGTATAATGTTAATTACGCGCGCATGGCGGACATAAAAAATTATCTGGAAGGGCTGATTACGCCGGAACTCGGCAAGATAATCATTGATGAAAGGAGCAGTAAGGTCATAATATATGACCTGCCGCGCAGGCTTGAGCGCATAGCGGAACTTTTGCAGGAACTTGATGAGCAGTCCCGCCAGGTGCTTATAACGGGTGAGATAGTGGAAGTTGACATAAGCGATAATTTCCAAAGCGGCATTGAATGGGAGAAGATATTCCGGTCCGCGAATATGGATAACCTTGACCTGACGTCAAAATTTCCCGTAACCCCGGCGCTTACAAGCTACGGAAAGATAAGCATGGGCACATTATCAAGGGATAATTATAATGTGGTGATGAATATGCTCTCCGAATACGGCAATACAAGGATACTCAACAGGCCGAGAATAGTCGCGGTCAATAAGGAAGAGGCGAAGATACTCGTCGGAACACGCGAGGCGTATGTGACGTCCACCCAGAGCCAGAGTGAGACGACCGTAGTCACTTCCGAAAGCATTAATTTTATTGACGTGGGCGTTAAGCTTGTAGTAGTACCTACTATAGGTGTTGACGGTTTTATAACCATGAGGATAAAACCCGAGGTGAGTTCCGTAAAAGAAGTGCTGGAGACTACGGCGGGAACAAGGGTGCCGATAGTAAGGACATCGGAATCGGAGACAGTGGTAAAGGTAAAAGACGGCAATACGCTTATTATTGCCGGTTTATTGTCAGAGACCGATACAGACGATGCCACAGGCCTTCCTGGTTTCGCGAAAACACCAATATTCGGGGGATTATTCGCTACAAAGACAAAGGAAAAGCAGAAAACCGAACTGGTCATATTTATTACCCCCAAGATTGTTACGGGCGCTGTAAACTTTTCAGATGAGAAAACAGATATTTTTGACAATAAGGATGGCAATGAGAAGGGGTAATTTATTTATAGCGTTATTATTGTGTTTTTTCTTAACAGGTGCATTGTTTTGCCCTTATACGGCCCAGGCCCGGCAGGAGAGCGCGCCGCAGTCTATAACTGATCTGCCGGATGACGCTTCGCCCGAAGCTTTTTCGGACGAAGATCAGGCCGGCCCTGTGCCCGATGAGGCGACAGGCCTTATGCCCGAACAGGCCAAATCCGGCGAAAGCCCGGAATCAGGCTATGCGCCTGTAAACGGCCAGGGGCAGTTTCCTCCCGAAGAAGGCTTGGCGGGCCCGGAAGACGATATTTCCGTTCTGCCGGACAGTCCGCAAACGCCTTCTGCCGACAGCGGCAAGGTATCGCTTGATTTAAAGAACATAGATATAGTTGAACTTTTGAGGGTGCTTTCTCTTAAGACCGGCAAGACTATAGTCCCAAGCGCGTTTGTGACAGGGCGCATTACCATTTACCTTGACAATGTCGCCTTTGAGGACGTCCTGGATATCATAGTGCTTACGCAGAATCTGGCGCTTAACAAGGTGAATAATATTTATTACGTGATGAGCCAGGCCGAATACAAACAGATGTTCGGAAGGAATTATTCTGACCAGAGAATAATAGAGACGATAAAGGTTTCTTACACGAAACCCTCCGTCGCCTTTGAGACATTCAATCAGCTAAAGTCGGACATCGGAAAACTCGTCGCTGATGAAGCGAGCGGGACCATTATAGTGATAGATATGCCTGAAAACATAGAGCTGATGAAAACAGCCCTTGAAGAAATAGACAAACCGTTGTCAACTACGACATATGACCTAAATTATGCCAAAGCCGCGGACATAAAGACGCATATAACATCCGCCCTGACCCCGGGGACAGGAGAGCTTATTGTGGACGAGAGAAGCGGCAAGGCCATAGTCTCGGACCTGCCTAAAAAGATAGACAGGATAGGCGAGCTTGTCCGCGAGATTGACGATGAGACCCGCCAGGTATATGTGGAGGCGGACATTATTGAGCTTACCTTAAGCGATAAATTTGAGCGGGGTATTGACTGGGAAAAAGTCTATTCCGCGGCGGCCATGCACGGCTTGAGTTTCGCCGGCTATTTTCCGGCGGTCCTGGCGCAATACCAGAAGATATCCGTGGGAACGCTTGCCGCGGACAACTACAGGGCTGTTTTGAATTTTCTTGATACATACGGCAAGACCAATATAATTTCCCAGCCGAGGATAGCGGTGATTAATAATGAAGAGTCTTATATCATGGTAGGGGTGCGCGAGGCGTATATAACGCAGACCCAGAGCCAGGCGACGTCTACTACCGTTACGTCCGAGACTGTGGAATTTATAGACGTGGGTGTCAAATTCAAGATAACGCCCAGGATAGGCGCCGACGGCTTTATCGTCATGAAAATAAAACCCGAAGTAAGCTCGGTCAAAGAGACAATAACGACAACCCTCGGAAGCCGCATACCGATAGTCCAGACGTCGGAATCCGAAACCACGGTAAAGGTAAAAGACGGCACCATGATAATGATATCAGGCATGACAAAAATAGAAAAGATTGATACCGTTAAGGGCTGGCCTGTTGTCTCAAAGGTGCCTTTTTTGGGGGCCTTATTCAGCAGTCGTTCCACGGAGGATAAAAGAACGGAGGTCATAGTTTTTTTAACGCCCAGGCTGATGCGCGGCGAGGCTGACATAAGCGGTGAAGAAATAGCAAAGATATTGGAAAAAGAATACCTGCCCGACGGCCTGAAATCAAGGGTATTATATGATGAGGCTATGGACCTAATTAAAAGGGGAGAATATTCGCCTGCCGCCGAAAAACTGCGGCAGGTTGCCGAGGCCAATCCTGAATATCTTAAGACGCAGTATTACCTTTCCTTGGCAGAGGAAGAGCTGGCCAAAGAGCAGGCCCGTCTTGATGCCGCCCGCGAAAAGGAGCTGGATGACAAAAAACGCGATGAGCAAAACAGGCAAAAAGAGCTGGAAGGCCTGCGCCGCGCGAAAGAAGAAAAGGCCCGGGTGGAGCTTGCCGAAAAAGAACGCCTGCACAAGTTAAACAAACAGGCAAAGGCTTTGTATAATGAGGCATTGTCGCTTTATTGGGACAGGAAATTTGAAGCGGCTCTTGAAAAATTTAAAGAAACAGAGTCAATATTACCTGATTATCTTAAAGTCAGGTATTATCTTGAACGGTGCTTAAAACATATTGATAAAAACCGGGCTTTGCTTGAAGCTGAAGGCAGTAGGCAAAAGCCCGAGGACGAGGCCCAGCCTGAACGATTACCCCATAAACCGGCTGAAAATCAGAAGCCCGCGCAGAGGACAGGACAGAGGCAGGTTATCCAAAGCGAAAAGCATGCGCCCGGCCCTGAAGAATTGGCGCGTGAATATTATGCCAAAGGCCTTGGCGCGCAGAAAGAGTCTAAGAACAAAGAGGCCATAGGCTGGTTTCTTAAGGCTGTTGAATCAGACAAAAAATTCTCCAAGGCGTATAATAGCCTGGGCCTGGCATATGAAGAAGAATTGATGAAGGATAAGGCTGAACAGGCATATCTTG is a window from the Candidatus Omnitrophota bacterium genome containing:
- a CDS encoding secretin N-terminal domain-containing protein, whose protein sequence is MRAWPCLVLCCLLAASGPGPRPARAEEGLPSPSLAEEAVEQSREYTDKIYLDLKGIDVKELFRILSQRSGITIITTPAVQGRVTVLIDNLSFENALDVIMTTQNLAYERNGNLMKVMTADEYEKAFGRKFWDRKETRAIKLSYAKPESAMGVINFLKSDLGQIVSEPATGTIVVTDTPQAISAIMEAINELDAPPGSLVYNVNYARMADIKNYLEGLITPELGKIIIDERSSKVIIYDLPRRLERIAELLQELDEQSRQVLITGEIVEVDISDNFQSGIEWEKIFRSANMDNLDLTSKFPVTPALTSYGKISMGTLSRDNYNVVMNMLSEYGNTRILNRPRIVAVNKEEAKILVGTREAYVTSTQSQSETTVVTSESINFIDVGVKLVVVPTIGVDGFITMRIKPEVSSVKEVLETTAGTRVPIVRTSESETVVKVKDGNTLIIAGLLSETDTDDATGLPGFAKTPIFGGLFATKTKEKQKTELVIFITPKIVTGAVNFSDEKTDIFDNKDGNEKG
- a CDS encoding secretin N-terminal domain-containing protein; protein product: MRRGNLFIALLLCFFLTGALFCPYTAQARQESAPQSITDLPDDASPEAFSDEDQAGPVPDEATGLMPEQAKSGESPESGYAPVNGQGQFPPEEGLAGPEDDISVLPDSPQTPSADSGKVSLDLKNIDIVELLRVLSLKTGKTIVPSAFVTGRITIYLDNVAFEDVLDIIVLTQNLALNKVNNIYYVMSQAEYKQMFGRNYSDQRIIETIKVSYTKPSVAFETFNQLKSDIGKLVADEASGTIIVIDMPENIELMKTALEEIDKPLSTTTYDLNYAKAADIKTHITSALTPGTGELIVDERSGKAIVSDLPKKIDRIGELVREIDDETRQVYVEADIIELTLSDKFERGIDWEKVYSAAAMHGLSFAGYFPAVLAQYQKISVGTLAADNYRAVLNFLDTYGKTNIISQPRIAVINNEESYIMVGVREAYITQTQSQATSTTVTSETVEFIDVGVKFKITPRIGADGFIVMKIKPEVSSVKETITTTLGSRIPIVQTSESETTVKVKDGTMIMISGMTKIEKIDTVKGWPVVSKVPFLGALFSSRSTEDKRTEVIVFLTPRLMRGEADISGEEIAKILEKEYLPDGLKSRVLYDEAMDLIKRGEYSPAAEKLRQVAEANPEYLKTQYYLSLAEEELAKEQARLDAAREKELDDKKRDEQNRQKELEGLRRAKEEKARVELAEKERLHKLNKQAKALYNEALSLYWDRKFEAALEKFKETESILPDYLKVRYYLERCLKHIDKNRALLEAEGSRQKPEDEAQPERLPHKPAENQKPAQRTGQRQVIQSEKHAPGPEELAREYYAKGLGAQKESKNKEAIGWFLKAVESDKKFSKAYNSLGLAYEEELMKDKAEQAYLGAVSAEPSYCPAYSNLALICEERQDFNEALEYWRKRVFYGDPGSDWTKQAAARVKELEEILASDSSVTVSDSSSRLRRSSE